The Daphnia magna isolate NIES linkage group LG3, ASM2063170v1.1, whole genome shotgun sequence genomic interval ttgaatgaaaataaagtCGCCGTCTTGACACACCTCGAAGGCAAGAAAAACATACAGTGGATGCACACACTGAAGTTCAATAAGTACAAGTTCGTTGTTGGACGGCCACCGGCTGTAAACACCTGTTATCCTATTCACTTTATGGTACATTCAAAGAGATCGATGCATTcataagtaaaaactaattatGTCTTCATTTAGAAGTGTGATACACATTGTTCTAACCGATCTACGGAAACAGTTAAATCCATTTAATCTCACGGGGCGAAACAAGAAATAGGCAGGAAACTGCCGCCATTACTGTATCGGAAAACCACCTAGTGAGTTAAATTTTCACTAACTTAGCCGTTACTCTATCTGCAGTCCTTTTTTGAAGTTCCGATCCAGCGATGACAACTTTGCACATGAACATGAAACTAAAAACCTTGTTCTTCAAAATTTACGAAATACGACATAATTTAACTGTAATCCATCTTGTGATATAAGATGAcgtgccaaaaaaaaaaaatactctaAGGAATAAGGAAAATATACCAAATGTAGGAAAATGGAAGTGAATAGCATTTTATTGAACTTTGGCCAAGACACACTGATTAATAACGGTATTTCGTTGAATAATCTTTAGGTGACACTACCAAACCTCGACCTTTTCTGGCTCCACGGTATACTGTCTCTACAATGTCTATCATCTCTTGTTTGTCTTCTATAGCCCAGTTGATTTTATTGTTGTTACCAGTGCCTAAATCAATCATGATATGTTTGTTGCGGAAGAAAAACATATTTGTGCAAGGATCATAGAGCTCATACCTGGATAAAATGCAGAAAAAAGTGCTGGTATTATTGTTGTCTGCTTTAAATTTAGTACAAATTGAATTACATTTTGTTAAAATCCGGAACTTGGGTGATATCCACTA includes:
- the LOC116919098 gene encoding thioredoxin-like protein 4A, with amino-acid sequence MSYMLQHLVNGWQVDQAILSEEDRLVVIRFGHDWDPTCMKMDEVLYQIAEKVKNFAVIYLVDITQVPDFNKMYELYDPCTNMFFFRNKHIMIDLGTGNNNKINWAIEDKQEMIDIVETVYRGARKGRGLVVSPKDYSTKYRY